A single region of the Xenopus laevis strain J_2021 chromosome 4L, Xenopus_laevis_v10.1, whole genome shotgun sequence genome encodes:
- the glrx2.L gene encoding glutaredoxin-2, mitochondrial, translated as MWPVLSRCGTSATGSLRKQNNLKLNESTFCHLLNRFSTLLATKMGSSSTKEIPETEATDMIKNTIAENCVVIFSKTSCPYCVMAKDAFRNIDVQYTAVELDEVENGSQIQAALHQLSGIRTVPQVYVNGKCIGGGTDTRNLEREGKLLKLVQECNISAAT; from the exons ATGTGGCCTGTGCTGAGCCGGTGTGGAACTAGTGCTACGGGCAGCCTCAG GAAACAGAACAATTTGAAGCTGAATGAGAGcacattttgccatctgctaAACAGATTCTCTACTTTACTTGCAACAAA AATGGGAAGCAGTTCCACAAAAGAGATACCTGAGACTGAAGCAACTGATATGATAAAG aacacgaTTGCAGAAAACTGTGTAGTGATCTTCTCAAAAACCAGCTGTCCATACTGTGTAATGGCAAAAGACGCCTTCAGAAATATAGACGTGCAGTACACAGCAGTCGAATTGGATGAAGTAGAGAACGGGAGCCAGATACAAGCGGCACTTCACCAACTGAGTGGCATTAGAACT gTCCCCCAGGTGTATGTTAACGGGAAATGTATTGGAGGTGGCACAGATACACGTAATCTTGAAAGAGAGGGCAAGTTACTGAAATTGGTTCAAGAGTGTAATATCAGTGCTGCTACATAG